One Glycine max cultivar Williams 82 chromosome 4, Glycine_max_v4.0, whole genome shotgun sequence DNA segment encodes these proteins:
- the LOC100781872 gene encoding putative disease resistance protein RGA4: protein MEAIVRIVLQNLNSFSQEEFGIIWNLKDDIQRMKRTVSAIKAVCQDAGAKANNLQVSNWLEELKDVLYDADDLLEDISIKVLERKAMGGNSLLREVKIFFSHSNKIVYGFKLGHEMKEIRKRLEDIAKNKTTLQLTDCPRETPIGCTEQRQTYSFVRKDEVIGREEEKKLLTSYLLHPDASVADNVCVVPIVGIGGLGKTTLAQLVYNDNAVQRYFEEKLWVCVSDEFDIKKIAQKMIGDDKNSEIEQVQQDLRNKIQGRKYLLVLDDVWNEDRELWLKLKSLVMEGGKGSIIIVTTRSRTVAKIMATHPPIFLKGLDLERSLKLFSHVAFDGGKEPNDRELLAIGRDIVKKCAGVPLAIRTIGSLLYSRNLGRSDWLYFKEVEFSQIDLQKDKIFAILKLSYDHLPSFLKQCFAYCSLFPKGFEFDKKTLIQLWLAEGFIRPSNDNRCEEDVGHEYFMNLLLMSLFQEVTTDDYGDISTCKMHDLIHDLAQLVVGKEYAIFEGKKENLGNRTRYLSSRTSLHFAKTSSSYKLRTVIVLQQPLYGSKNLDPLHVHFPFLLSLKCLRVLTICGSDIIKIPKSIRELKHLRYLDLSRNHFLVNLPPDVTSLHNLQTLKLSRCLKLKELPSDINKSLRHLELNECEELTCMPCGLGQLTHLQTLTHFLLGHKNENGDISELSGLNSLKGKLVIKWLDSLRDNAEEVESAKVLLEKKHLQELELWWWHDENVEPPLQWEDPIAEGRILFQKSDEKILQCLQPHHSIKRLVINGYCGESLPDWVGNLSSLLSLEISNCSGLKSLPEGICKLKSLQQLCVYNCSLLERRYRRISGEDWPKIAHIPKVMVSAYTPSALKYIN from the coding sequence ATGGAAGCCATTGTTCGGATAGTCTTACAAAACTTAAACTCTTTTTCCCAAGAGGAGTTTGGAATCATTTGGAATCTCAAAGATGATATACAACGGATGAAGAGGACAGTGTCTGCAATAAAAGCTGTATGCCAGGATGCAGGGGCAAAGGCTAACAACCTTCAAGTTAGTAATTGGTTGGAGGAGCTGAAAGATGTACTCTATGATGCAGATGACTTGCTAGAGGATATCTCTATTAAAGTTTTGGAAAGAAAAGCGATGGGTGGTAACAGCCTCTTAAGAGAGGTTAAGATTTTCTTCTCCCactcaaataaaattgtctatGGTTTTAAATTGGGACATGAAATGAAAGAAATCCGGAAGAGGCTAGAGGATATTGCTAAAAACAAGACTACATTGCAATTGACTGACTGCCCAAGGGAGACTCCAATTGGATGTACGGAGCAGAGACAAACTTACTCTTTTGTGCGTAAAGATGAAGTCATTGGGAGAGAGGAGGAAAAGAAACTTCTTACCAGTTATTTACTACACCCCGATGCAAGTGTGGCAGACAATGTTTGTGTAGTTCCCATAGTTGGGATTGGAGGACTAGGTAAGACTACCCTTGCTCAACTTGTTTATAATGATAATGCTGTCCAACGCTATTTTGAGGAAAAACTGTGGGTGTGTGTCTCGGATGAATTTGACATAAAGAAAATAGCTCAAAAGATGATTGGGGATGACAAGAATAGTGAGATTGAGCAAGTACAACAGGATCTCAGAAACAAAATTCAGGGGAGGAAGTAtctacttgtgctggatgatgTGTGGAATGAGGATCGTGAGCTGTGGCTTAAACTGAAGAGCTTAGTCATGGAAGGAGGTAAAGGGAGCATCATAATAGTAACAACACGTAGTAGGACCGTGGCAAAAATAATGGCCACACATCCTCCCATTTTCTTAAAAGGTCTGGATTTAGAAAGATCTTTGAAGCTTTTCTCTCATGTGGCTTTTGATGGGGGGAAAGAACCAAATGATAGGGAGTTGTTAGCCATTGGAAGGgatattgttaaaaaatgtgCTGGGGTTCCCCTTGCCATAAGAACTATTGGCAGCCTCTTGTATTCTCGAAACTTGGGCCGGAGTGATTGGCTATATTTTAAGGAAGTTGAGTTTTCACAGATAGATCTGCAGAAGGATAAGATCTTTGCAATCCTAAAACTGAGTTATGACCATCTTCCTTCAtttttgaaacaatgttttGCTTACTGTTCATTATTTCCCAAAGGTTTTGAGTTTGACAAGAAAACACTCATTCAATTATGGTTAGCTGAGGGGTTCATTCGACCATCAAATGACAATAGATGTGAAGAAGATGTTGGACATGAGTACTTCATGAATTTGTTGTTAATGTCACTTTTCCAAGAGGTGACTACAGATGATTATGGTGACATAAGTACTTGCAAAATGCATGACCTGATACATGATCTAGCACAACTAGTGGTTGGAAAAGAATATGCCATTTTTGAGGGGAAAAAAGAGAACCTCGGAAACAGAACACGTTATTTATCATCTCGTACTTCGTTACATTTTGCAAAGACATCATCTTCCTACAAGTTAAGGACAGTTATTGTGCTTCAACAGCCACTTTATGGAAGCAAAAATTTGGACCCGTTACAtgttcattttccttttcttttgagCCTGAAGTGCTTACGGGTGTTAACAATTTGTGGGTCGGATATTATAAAAATTCCAAAGAGCATTAGAGAGTTGAAGCATTTGAGATATCTTGATCTTTCAAGGAATCATTTTCTAGTAAATCTTCCCCCAGATGTTACTAGCCTACATAATTTGCAAACTCTGAAACTTTCTCGATGTTTAAAACTCAAAGAATTACCCTCAGATATCAACAAAAGTCTTAGGCATCTCGAATTGAATGAATGTGAGGAATTGACATGTATGCCCTGTGGGTTGGGACAGTTGACCCATCTTCAAACATTGACACATTTTTTATTGGGCCATAAAAATGAAAACGGTGATATAAGTGAATTGAGTGGGCTAAACAGCCTTAAAGggaaattagtaattaaatggTTGGATTCCCTGCGAGATAATGCTGAAGAGGTTGAGTCTGCAAAGGTACTTCTCGAGAAGAAACATCTTCAAGAATTGGAATTATGGTGGTGGCATGATGAGAATGTGGAACCGCCACTACAGTGGGAGGATCCTATTGCAGAAGGGAGGATCCTATTCCAGAAGAGTGATGAGAAGATATTACAATGCCTGCAGCCACATCACTCAATTAAAAGACTAGTAATAAATGGATATTGTGGCGAAAGTTTACCAGACTGGGTAGGGAATCTCTCGTcactcttgagtcttgaaatCAGCAATTGCTCTGGTTTGAAATCACTACCTGAAGGAATTTGTAAACTAAAATCTTTACAGCAACTCTGCGTATATAACTGCTCACTGTTAGAAAGAAGATATAGAAGAATAAGTGGTGAAGACTGGCCGAAAATAGCTCATATCCCAAAAGTTATGGTGTCTGCGTATACGCCATCTGCTCTCAAGTATATTAATTGA